aggcatgtgggagactccccaaacatatggaagaaggtactctggtcagatgagactaaaattgagctttatggccatcaaggaaaacgctatatctggtgcaaacccaacacgtCTCATCAGCCCGAGacaaccatccccacagtgaagattggtggtggcagcatcatgctgtggggatgtttttcatctgcagggactgTGAAATTGAaattggtcagaattgaaggaatgatggatggcgctaaacacagggaaattcttgagggaaacctgtttcagtcttccagagatttgagactgggatggaggttcaccttccagcaggacaatgcccctaatcatactgctaaagcaacactcaagtggtttaaggggaatcatttaaatgtcttggaatggcctagtcaaagctgagacctcaatccaattgaaaatctgtggtatgacttaaagattgctgtacaccagcggaacccatccaactggaaggagctggagcagttttaccttgaagaatggacaaaaatcccagtggctagatgtgccaagcttatagagacatacgccaagagacttgcagctgtaattgctgcaaaaggtggctctacaaagtattgactttgggtgggtgaatagttatgcacgctcaagttgtcTGTTCTTGTTtgtgtcacaataaaaaaatattggtgATAGTGGTAGGCATATtgtataaatcaaatgatacaacccccccccaaaaaattaatTTTAAtatcaggttgtaaggcaacaaaataggaaaaatgccaagggggtgaatacttttgcaagccactgtagcaCTCTCGTCGGTAGCCGTGGACttatttgaaaggctggtcatggctcacatcaacaccatcatcccggaaaccctagacccactccaattcgtgtaccgccccaacagatctacagatgacgcaatctgaAATACACTCCACACCGCCCTatcccaactggacaaaaggtgcacctatgtgagaatgctgttcattgactacagctcatcgttcaacaccatagtgcccacgaagctcatcactaagctgggactaaacaccccccCTCTGaaactgtatcctggacttcctggcggaccacccccaggtggtaagggtaggcaacagcacatctgccatgctgatcctcaacactggggtccctcaggggtgtgtaattagtctcctcctgtactccctgttcacccataactgtgtggccaaacaagactccaacaccatcattaagtttgcttacGACAccatagtggtaggcctgatcactgacaacgatgagatagcctatagggaggaggtcagagaactggcagtgtagtgccaggacaacaacctctccctcaatgtgagcaagacaaaggagctgatcgtggacgacaggaaaaggcgggctgaacaggcccccattaacatcgacggggctgtagtggagcgggtagaGAGTTTCAAACTCCTTGGTGTCCTCATCACCAAtaggtccaaacacaccaagacagtcgtgaagagggcacgacaaaaccttttccccctcaggagactgaaaagatttggtatgggtccccagatcctcaaaaagttctacagctgcatcgagagcattctgaccggtTGTTTCACCGCCTGGtctggcaactgcttggcatctgaccataaggtgctaaagagggtagtgcatactgccctgtacatcactggggcaagcttcctgccatccaggacctatataataggcgatgtcagaggaaagcccataaaattgtcagagactccagtctcctaagtcatatactgttctctctgctaccacacagcaagcggaattggagtgccaagtctaggaccaaacaGCTTCTAACACCAAgacataagactactgaacaattaatcaaatggccaccggactatttacattgacctgaacccccatttgttttgtacactgctgctactcagtgtttattatctacttcacccCTACCGACatatacaaatgacctcaactaacttgtacctctgcacactgactcggtaccggtacccactgtatatagccttgttattgttattttattgtgttatttattttttaatttttttactttagtttatttagtaatatTTACTAAATTTCTGTGTGGTTCTTAacacttcttgaactgcactgttggttaagggcttgtaagtaagcatttcacggtaaggtctgcacttgcatttggcgcatgtgacaaataaagtttgatgtgatgtgatttgatttgattagacacCAGAAAAAAAAGGCTTTTGGAGTCATGAGTTATTGTGTATGTTCCTTCCCAGTGTATGTTGTCTTTTCCCTTGTTCCTTTTACCTGTCATGAATGTGTTGGGGCATGGTGGCCGGCCCCTCCCCCTGCTGTAGCCGTAGTAACCGCAGCGCAGCAGGCGAGCGTAGGCGGACCTAAAGTCTCTGTTTAGGGCAGCGTAGAGCAAAGGGTTCAGAGCTGAGTTGATGTACCCCAGCCACTGCACCACTGGGTAGGCTGCTGGGTAGTTCTGCTTCTTCAGACCCATAATGGTAAACAGGGTGAAGTAGGGCAGCCAGCACACCACGAAGACCCCGATCACTGCTGCTAGAGTCACTGTGGCTTTGTGTTCCCGTAGAGCCACCGCTGTTACTGAGGTGAGTTGACGAGGGGCTGACGaggagctgttgttgttgttaagtcTGGGGCGCGCGTAGATGATGCGCCTGGCCTGCGCCCGAGCGATGCGAAGAATACGGTGGTAGGTCCAGCACATGATCAGCAGGGGGAGGTAGAAGGTTAAGGAGGAGTCCACAACAGCGTACGATGGGTTCAGCTCAAAGTTACACTCTGTCATGTTGTCCCCCTGGCCGCGATTCTGCACGTTGCCGTCCACCGTGTTCCATCCCAGGTGGATTGGCAGGAATGACACTGCTAGCGACACCGCCCACACCAACGCCATAGCAAAGGCAACTCGCCTCGGCAACACTAGTGAGGAGTATCTAAGGGGCGCGGTCACGGCCAGGTAGCGGTCCAGGCTAATGGCCAATAGCGTGAGGATGGAGGCGGTGCACAACATAACATCCAATGAGATGTAGATGTTGCAGATGGTCGGCCCCAGAGGCCAATCGCTGAGCTGGAGGAGGGCGGAGAAAGGCAGGACAAGCATGCCAAGCAGCAGGTCAGTGATGGCGAGGGAGACGATGAAACAGTTGGTGAGGCAGCGGAGACGTCGTGTGGCGCAGACGGCCAGACAAACCAGGACGTTACCACAGACTGTCAGCAGGATGAGCAGGGACAGGAAAACACCGAGTATCACCATAGACAGCATCCTCACTGGAGTCCcagtcccaaccctaacccctcccttACACCcagtcccaaccctaacccctgccctacAACAACTCAGTCCGGACTAGTGGATAAATCCTTTAGAGAAGCTTCATCTGGGTGTGGCTGTATCCATACTGATGTACGTGGATGGAGATTCATCTGTGTGTTTGAGCTATTTTCCTTGGTATGTTTGTGTATATttgatatatatgtatatgtccAATTGCATTGGTTTCTGGATGGAGAGGTCAGTGTATCACAGGTCCTCTGAGTGAAGGGGCGATGAGGAGTCCGATGGTTGGTCCAGAATGTGACGATGGGCTGTAGAACACCGCCCTCTGTTGGTGACTGGTCCACACTGCTCCATGTTATCCATATCACTCAGCTTTCTTTCGCATTCAGGTCACAACTTCATCTAAAAACACAGAGCAACAGAAAGTCAGACAGCCCCAAAAACAAAGTAACATGGCCACTATACTGCAAGGAGATACTTTACAGAGCTACTTACAAGTGCAAGTACTTCCACTATCAGAAAATGGGAAGCAAATTTAAGCAAATGGCAGAAGACGAATATTGCTCACTTACTAAGCTATCAAGATTAGTGAGATGGAAAATGAGGGCAGCAGTTACACATGTCTAGTGGTGGAATATTCAATAAGAGAGACTGATaagataacctgtgtgtgtgtgtgtgtgtgtgtgtgtgtgtgcgtgtgtctgtgaatGTGCGTCAGTAAGTCGCAAGGGGTgtttgctctccctccctcttctgctTAAATGGACATTTGGGACATGCTCCAGATTTGGAATGTAGAAGTCTAATCACTCAAACAGTATATCATTTACCACCACATGGCTAGAGTggtagaggggttgggggagggatAGAAATGGGGGGGGCAAGggtggtggagaggagggtggagcgagagagaaaggggagagataaGAAAATAGGAAGAAAGACAAAAAGATATGAAGAGATTATGTTTGCCTTGACTCTGAGCACATATGGAAAGGCACTaaattgaagactcatctcttcagacAGACTTATTTCTCAGATCCCCCAAACACACATGCATTCTCACCATAACATATACCTctaccaatcacacacacacacacacacacacacacactctcgctctctctcagatTCATCCACTCTATGTTTTACTGGGGGACTCTTGGCAAAGCTTCTTTCCCATAGTGTATGTCCATATCTGGGCAACCCCCAATGTCTATTGCTGTCCTGACAGACCCCCACGGCAGACTGCCTTCCCACAGACAAGGCACAAAggggtgtgtctgtatgtctgtttgaCTCACAGTCTGTGAGaaagcatacagtgccttcagaaagtattcagactccttggatttttccacattttgttacgttacagccttattctgaaattgattaaataaataaaaatcctcagcaatctacacacaatacttcataatgacaaagcgaaggCAGTTTTCTTTAAgaattttgctaatttattacaactttaaaacagaaataccatatttacataagaccctttgctatgagactcagaattgagctcaggtgcatcctgtttccattgatcatccttgagatgtttctacaacatccCCACCTGggggaaattcaattgattggacttgatttggaatggcacacacctgtctatataaggtcctacagttgtcagtgcatgtcagagcaaacaccaagccatgaggtagaatgAATTGTCATTAGAGCtctaagacaggattgtgttgaggcacagatctggggaagggtgcccaaaataattctgcagcattgaaggtccccaagaacacagtggcctccgtcattcttaaatggaagaagtttggaaccaccaagactcttcctagagctggccacccggccaaactgagcaatctgaggagaagggccttgatcagggaggtgaccaagaaaccgatggtcaatctcacagagctctagagttcctctgtggagatgggagaaccttccagaaggacaaccatctctgcagcacttcacaactcaggcctttattgtagagtggccggacggaagccactcctcagtaaaaggcacatgacagcccgctttgagtttgccaaaaggcacctaaagactatcagaccatgagaacaagattctctgatctgatgaaaccaagattggaggaaacctggcaccatccctacgtgaaatcatggtggtggcagcatcatgctgtggggatgtttttcagcggcagggactcggtgactagtcaggatcgaggcaaaaatgaacggagcaaagtacagagagatcattaatgaaaacctgctccagagtgctcaggacctcagactgcggcgaagtttcacctttcaacaggacaacaaccctaagcacacagccaagacaatgcaggagtggctttgggacaagtctttgaatgtccttgagttgcccagccagaatccggacttgaacacgatcaaacatctctggagaggcctgaaaatatctgtgcagcaaatctcaccatccaacctgacagagcttgagaggatctgcagagaagaatgggagaaactccccaaatacagctgtgccaagcttgtagcatcatatgcaagaagacttgaggctgtaatcgctaccaaaggtgcttcaacaaagtactgagtaaagggtctgaatacttatgtaaaagtgatatttcagttttttatttgtaataaattaataatacataataaaataacatattattaataataaacagtttttgctttgtcatcaaaAACATTtcatgcattttagaataaggctgtaacctcagaaaatgtggaaaaagtcaagtggtctgaatactttccgtagtCACTGTATATCTGAGATACAGTACCTACTGcatccctcatcctccacatacagtacaaccctcgttctgccagtcacattctgttaaaggtccccaaagaaaACACGTCCctgtcgctcctcttttcagttcgctgcagctagcgactggaacgagctgcaacaaacactcaaactggacagttttatcttcaTCTTTTtcttcaaagactcaatcatggacattcTTACTGGCAGTTGTGGCTATTTCACGTGATATATTGTTGtgtctaccttcttgcctttgtgctgttgtctgtgcccagtcATCTTTGTACCATgatttgtgctgctaccatgttgtgctgctgccatgttgtgttgctaccatgttgttgtcatgtggtgttgctaccatgctatgttgtcatgtgtttctgccttactatgttgttgtcttaggtctctcgtaatgtagtgttatggtgtctctcttgtcgtgatgtgtgtttagttctatttttttttttttaatcccagcccccgtccgcgcaggaggccttttgccatttggtaggctgtcattgtaaatacgaatttgttcttaactgacttgcctagttaaataaagtgtcattcaaataaatgaatacaaatacaTATTCAGTACATCTGTTTTCAAAGAACTATTGTGTTCACGTTTCTCTATGTGTATTTCTGAATTGATTTGACTTCGGTATCTTATCGGTGTGTGTTGGAATTTGAGAGAGAAAGTGTATGATATGATTGTCTAAAATATGAACACAACACCTAAATACAATcgagaacagatatagcccttggttcactcccgacctgactgcccttgaccagcacaaaacatcctgtggcgttctgcattagcgttgaatagcccccgcgatatgcaacttttcagggaagttgggaaccaatatacacaggcagttaggaaagcaaaggctagctttttcaaacagaaatttgcatcctataGCACAAACTctaaaatgttctgggacactgtaaagtccatggagaatatgagcacctcctcccagctgcccactgcactgaggctaggaaacactgtcaccaccgataaatccactataattgagaatttcaatatgcATTTTTCctaggctggccatgctttccaccttgctacccctaccctggtcaacagccctgcacacccccacagcaactt
This genomic stretch from Oncorhynchus tshawytscha isolate Ot180627B linkage group LG21, Otsh_v2.0, whole genome shotgun sequence harbors:
- the LOC112220472 gene encoding histamine H2 receptor-like, translated to MLSMVILGVFLSLLILLTVCGNVLVCLAVCATRRLRCLTNCFIVSLAITDLLLGMLVLPFSALLQLSDWPLGPTICNIYISLDVMLCTASILTLLAISLDRYLAVTAPLRYSSLVLPRRVAFAMALVWAVSLAVSFLPIHLGWNTVDGNVQNRGQGDNMTECNFELNPSYAVVDSSLTFYLPLLIMCWTYHRILRIARAQARRIIYARPRLNNNNSSSSAPRQLTSVTAVALREHKATVTLAAVIGVFVVCWLPYFTLFTIMGLKKQNYPAAYPVVQWLGYINSALNPLLYAALNRDFRSAYARLLRCGYYGYSRGRGRPPCPNTFMTGKRNKGKDNIHWEGTYTITHDSKSLFFLVSNQIKSHHIKLYLSHAPRVK